In a single window of the Desulfatirhabdium butyrativorans DSM 18734 genome:
- the tnpA gene encoding IS200/IS605 family transposase: MSRFRKLSQTIWHCQYHIVWVPKYRYRILEGAIAVEAENCIRAFSEQQQAEVVELNIQPDHVHLLVMVPPKVS, translated from the coding sequence GGAAACTATCACAAACGATATGGCACTGCCAATATCACATCGTATGGGTACCCAAATACCGGTATAGGATCTTGGAGGGAGCCATTGCTGTTGAAGCTGAGAATTGCATAAGGGCATTTTCGGAGCAACAACAAGCAGAAGTAGTAGAACTAAATATTCAGCCGGATCACGTCCATCTTCTCGTAATGGTTCCTCCAAAGGTTTCA